The Siniperca chuatsi isolate FFG_IHB_CAS linkage group LG12, ASM2008510v1, whole genome shotgun sequence genome has a segment encoding these proteins:
- the cmklr2 gene encoding G-protein coupled receptor 1 has translation MGDSSEDYGNYTYEYYLEYGDLEELKVDHSQKEAMHIISVVIYIISFVLGLIGNGTVIWVTAFKSKKTVNSVWLLNLAIADFVFVLFLPFYIDYILREFHWDFGVVMCKLNSFVSVMNMYASVLFLTVLSVDRYVSLVHFNWSQRYRTVERAWVVCGCIWVLAAALSCPALIFRDTMRLHDKVLCFNNFHAQDGHTAVMRHIIIVAIRTTVGFLLPFTAICVTGILLTIKVNQSGGSVRLSSFSKTVSAVILAFFLCWAPFHTFSLMELSIHSSLHLHTILRAGFPLATSLGFFNSCINPLLYMLLGKKVRHILKRACLDITKSSLRELSQSISATEMESVPGVHQDSVPEEPVESSTL, from the coding sequence ATGGGTGATTCCAGTGAGGACTATGGAAACTACACCTATGAATACTACCTGGAGTACGGCGACTTGGAAGAACTTAAAGTAGACCACAGTCAGAAGGAAGCTATGCACATTATCTCAGTGGTCATCTACATTATTTCCTTTGTGCTTGGTCTGATTGGAAATGGAACTGTCATTTGGGTCACAGCGTTTAAAAGCAAAAAGACTGTCAACAGTGTTTGGTTGCTCAATCTAGCCATTGCAGACTTCGtatttgtgctttttctacCCTTCTACATTGATTACATACTGCGGGAATTCCACTGGGACTTTGGTGTGGTCATGTGTAAGCTTAACTCATTTGTGTCCGTGATGAACATGTATGCCAGTGTGCTCTTTCTCACAGTGCTCAGTGTAGACAGATATGTTTCTCTGGTCCACTTCAACTGGTCTCAGAGGTATCGCACTGTAGAGAGAGCCTGGGTTGTGTGTGGTTGCATATGGGTGCTAGCTGCCGCCCTGAGCTGCCCTGCACTGATTTTTCGTGACACCATGCGCTTACATGACAAGGTACTGTGCTTCAACAACTTCCACGCACAGGACGGGCATACGGCGGTCATGAGACACATCATAATAGTGGCCATTCGTACCACCGTGGGCTTCCTTTTGCCTTTTACTGCTATATGTGTAACAGGCATACTTCTGACAATCAAAGTGAATCAATCTGGGGGCTCGGTTCGGCTGTCCAGCTTCTCCAAAACAGTCTCTGCAGTAATTCTGGCCTTCTTTTTATGCTGGGCACCTTTTCATACTTTTAGCTTGATGGAGTTATCCATACATTCCTCATTACACCTACATACCATACTGAGAGCTGGCTTTCCTCTCGCCACCAGCTTAGGCTTTTTTAACAGCTGCATTAACCCCCTGCTGTATATGCTCCTTGGCAAAAAAGTGCGTCATATCCTGAAGCGTGCATGCCTGGACATAACTAAGAGTTCACTGAGAGAGCTCAGCCAGTCAATCTCTGCCACTGAGATGGAGTCTGTGCCAGGAGTTCACCAAGACAGTGTCCCAGAGGAGCCTGTGGAGTCATCAACTCTATGA
- the LOC122886059 gene encoding NADH-ubiquinone oxidoreductase 75 kDa subunit, mitochondrial-like isoform X2, protein MLPLCLSCSMLRLPVVSRSLFPAAITKGGAAATSNARTAATATAPASNLLEVFVDGEPVMVEPGTTVLQTCEKVGMQIPRFCYHERLSVAGNCRMCLVEIEKVPKPVAACAMPVMKGWNILTNSDKTRKAREGVMEFLLANHPLDCPICDQGGECDLQDQSMQFGSDRSRFTEGKRAVEDKNIGPLIKTIMTRCIQCTRCVRFASEIAGVEDLGTTGRGNDLQIGTYVEKMFMSELSGNVIDICPVGALTSKPYAFTARPWETRKTESIDVLDAVGSNIVVTTRGGEVMRILPRLNEDINEEWISDKTRFAYDGLKRQRLTQPLVKNESGQLVPTTWEDVLTRAAGALQGVEGNDVAAVVGGLVDAEALISLKDLLNRLNSDNLCTEEVFPMAGAGSDLRSNYLLNTGIAGIEEADLLLLVGTNPRYEAPLFNARIRKSWLHNELQVALLGKKVDLSYTYNHLGESAKILQEIASGTHPFSQVLAKAKNPVVVVGSSCLQREDGAAIMATVSTIVQNARVSSGVEETWKVLNVLHRVASQVAALDLGYKPGVEAVRKNPPKVLFLLGADAGCITRQDLPMDSFIIYQGHHGDVGAPMADIILPGAAYTEKCSTYVNTEGRAQQTKVAVTSPGMAREDWKIIRAISELAGVTLPYDTLDEVRDRLAEVSPNLVRYDHVEEANYFKQANELSKAVNQAVLTEPLVPTQLTVKDFYMTDPISRASQTMAKCVKAVTEGAQAVDEPAIC, encoded by the exons ATGttgcctctctgcctctcttgcAGCATGTTGCGTTTGCCTGTTGTGAGCCGGAGTCTCTTCCCAGCAGCTATTACCAAAGGAGGTGCGGCTGCGACTAGCAATG CTCGTACCGCAGCTACAGCAACAGCACCTGCCAGTAACCTCCTGGAGGTGTTTGTGGATGGGGAGCCAGTCATGGTGGAGCCAGGAACCACTGTGTTGCAG ACATGTGAGAAGGTAGGAATGCAGATTCCTCGCTTCTGCTACCATGAGCGCCTGTCGGTTGCTGGAAACTGTCGGATGTGTCTTGTGGAGATAGAAAAAGTTCCTAAG CCAGTGGCAGCTTGTGCTATGCCAGTCATGAAGGGCTGGAACATTTTAACcaactctgacaaaacaagaaaggCCAG AGAGGGTGTGATGGAGTTCCTACTGGCTAACCACCCATTAGATTGCCCAATCTGTGATCAGGGGGGAGAATGTGATCTACAG GACCAGTCCATGCAGTTTGGCAGTGACAGGAGCCGCTTCACAGAGGGCAAAAGAGCTGTGGAGGACAAGAACATTGGCCCTCTCATCAAAACCATTATGACTCGCTGTATCCAGTGCACTCGCTGTGTGCG CTTTGCCAGTGAGATTGCAGGTGTGGAGGACCTGGGTACCACTGGCAGAGGCAATGACCTGCAGATTGGGACCTATGTGGAGAAGATGTTTATGTCGGAGCTATCTGGAAATGTTATTGATATATGCCCAGTGGGGGCCCTGACCTCTAAACCATATGCATTCACTGCTCGCCCTTGGGAGACCAG GAAGACTGAATCCATTGATGTTCTGGATGCTGTGGGAAGTAACATTGTGGTGACCACTCGTGGGGGTGAGGTGATGAGAATCCTGCCTCGTCTTAATGAGGATATTAATGAGGAGTGGATCTCAGACAAAACCAG GTTTGCTTATGATGGACTCAAGAGGCAGAGGCTTACTCAGCCATTGGTGAAAAATGAGTCTGGGCAGTTGGTTCCCACAACCTGGGAAGATGTGCTGACTCGAGCTGCTGGAGCA ttgcAAGGAGTTGAAGGAAATGATGTTGCTGCCGTTGTTGGAGGATTGGTGGATGCAGAGGCTCTCATTTCCCTGAAAGACTTGCTGAATCGTTTGAATAGTGACAACCTGTGCACTGAGGAGGTGTTCCCAATGGCTGGAGCTGG ATCTGACCTGCGATCAAACTATCTTCTAAACACTGGGATCGCTGGCATTGAAGAAGCTGACCTGCTGCTTCTGGTTGGCACAAACCCACGTTATGAGGCTCCTCTGTTCAATGCACGAATCAGAAAAAG CTGGCTTCACAATGAGTTACAAGTGGCTCTTTTGGGAAAGAAAGTGGACCTAAGTTACACATACAACCATCTTGGGGAGTCTGCCAAGATTCTTCAAGAAATTGCGTCAGGAACTCACCCGTTCTCCCAG GTCCTGGCTAAAGCGAAGAATCCTGTTGTTGTGGTTGGAAGCAGTTGTCTGCAGAGAGAGGATGGGGCTGCCATAATGGCCACTGTGTCAACCATTGTTCAGAACGCTCGCGTCAGCAGTGGCGTGGAGGAAACCTGGAAGGTTCTCAATGTGCTTCACAG GGTTGCCAGTCAAGTAGCTGCACTTGATCTTGGGTACAAGCCAGGAGTGGAGGCTGTCAGAAAGAACCCACCCAAAGTTCTGTTCCTACTAGGAGCTGATGCTGGCTGTATTACTCGCCAAGACCTCCCTATGGATAGCTTCATAATTTATCAAG GTCACCATGGTGATGTCGGTGCACCAATGGCAGATATCATACTTCCTGGCGCTGCATATACTGAGAAATGTAGCACCTATGTGAACACTGAGGGCCGTGCCCAGCAGACCAAAGTGGCTGTGACTTCACCAGGCATGGCTAGGGAGGACTGGAAGATCATCAGAGCCATATCTGAG CTTGCTGGAGTGACTCTGCCATATGACACCCTTGATGAAGTGCGTGATAGACTGGCAGAGGTTTCCCCAAATCTGGTGCGATATGACCATGTTGAGGAGGCCAACTACTTTAAGCAGGCTAATGAACTTTCTAAG GCAGTGAACCAGGCTGTCCTCACTGAACCTTTAGTCCCTACACAGCTCACGGTGAAAGACTTCTATATGACAG ATCCGATCAGCAGAGCCTCCCAGACAATGGCGAAGTGTGTTAAAGCTGTCACAGAGGGAGCACAAGCTGTGGACGAGCCAGCCATATGCTAA
- the LOC122886059 gene encoding NADH-ubiquinone oxidoreductase 75 kDa subunit, mitochondrial-like isoform X1, giving the protein MLRLPVVSRSLFPAAITKGGAAATSNARTAATATAPASNLLEVFVDGEPVMVEPGTTVLQTCEKVGMQIPRFCYHERLSVAGNCRMCLVEIEKVPKPVAACAMPVMKGWNILTNSDKTRKAREGVMEFLLANHPLDCPICDQGGECDLQDQSMQFGSDRSRFTEGKRAVEDKNIGPLIKTIMTRCIQCTRCVRFASEIAGVEDLGTTGRGNDLQIGTYVEKMFMSELSGNVIDICPVGALTSKPYAFTARPWETRKTESIDVLDAVGSNIVVTTRGGEVMRILPRLNEDINEEWISDKTRFAYDGLKRQRLTQPLVKNESGQLVPTTWEDVLTRAAGALQGVEGNDVAAVVGGLVDAEALISLKDLLNRLNSDNLCTEEVFPMAGAGSDLRSNYLLNTGIAGIEEADLLLLVGTNPRYEAPLFNARIRKSWLHNELQVALLGKKVDLSYTYNHLGESAKILQEIASGTHPFSQVLAKAKNPVVVVGSSCLQREDGAAIMATVSTIVQNARVSSGVEETWKVLNVLHRVASQVAALDLGYKPGVEAVRKNPPKVLFLLGADAGCITRQDLPMDSFIIYQGHHGDVGAPMADIILPGAAYTEKCSTYVNTEGRAQQTKVAVTSPGMAREDWKIIRAISELAGVTLPYDTLDEVRDRLAEVSPNLVRYDHVEEANYFKQANELSKAVNQAVLTEPLVPTQLTVKDFYMTDPISRASQTMAKCVKAVTEGAQAVDEPAIC; this is encoded by the exons ATGTTGCGTTTGCCTGTTGTGAGCCGGAGTCTCTTCCCAGCAGCTATTACCAAAGGAGGTGCGGCTGCGACTAGCAATG CTCGTACCGCAGCTACAGCAACAGCACCTGCCAGTAACCTCCTGGAGGTGTTTGTGGATGGGGAGCCAGTCATGGTGGAGCCAGGAACCACTGTGTTGCAG ACATGTGAGAAGGTAGGAATGCAGATTCCTCGCTTCTGCTACCATGAGCGCCTGTCGGTTGCTGGAAACTGTCGGATGTGTCTTGTGGAGATAGAAAAAGTTCCTAAG CCAGTGGCAGCTTGTGCTATGCCAGTCATGAAGGGCTGGAACATTTTAACcaactctgacaaaacaagaaaggCCAG AGAGGGTGTGATGGAGTTCCTACTGGCTAACCACCCATTAGATTGCCCAATCTGTGATCAGGGGGGAGAATGTGATCTACAG GACCAGTCCATGCAGTTTGGCAGTGACAGGAGCCGCTTCACAGAGGGCAAAAGAGCTGTGGAGGACAAGAACATTGGCCCTCTCATCAAAACCATTATGACTCGCTGTATCCAGTGCACTCGCTGTGTGCG CTTTGCCAGTGAGATTGCAGGTGTGGAGGACCTGGGTACCACTGGCAGAGGCAATGACCTGCAGATTGGGACCTATGTGGAGAAGATGTTTATGTCGGAGCTATCTGGAAATGTTATTGATATATGCCCAGTGGGGGCCCTGACCTCTAAACCATATGCATTCACTGCTCGCCCTTGGGAGACCAG GAAGACTGAATCCATTGATGTTCTGGATGCTGTGGGAAGTAACATTGTGGTGACCACTCGTGGGGGTGAGGTGATGAGAATCCTGCCTCGTCTTAATGAGGATATTAATGAGGAGTGGATCTCAGACAAAACCAG GTTTGCTTATGATGGACTCAAGAGGCAGAGGCTTACTCAGCCATTGGTGAAAAATGAGTCTGGGCAGTTGGTTCCCACAACCTGGGAAGATGTGCTGACTCGAGCTGCTGGAGCA ttgcAAGGAGTTGAAGGAAATGATGTTGCTGCCGTTGTTGGAGGATTGGTGGATGCAGAGGCTCTCATTTCCCTGAAAGACTTGCTGAATCGTTTGAATAGTGACAACCTGTGCACTGAGGAGGTGTTCCCAATGGCTGGAGCTGG ATCTGACCTGCGATCAAACTATCTTCTAAACACTGGGATCGCTGGCATTGAAGAAGCTGACCTGCTGCTTCTGGTTGGCACAAACCCACGTTATGAGGCTCCTCTGTTCAATGCACGAATCAGAAAAAG CTGGCTTCACAATGAGTTACAAGTGGCTCTTTTGGGAAAGAAAGTGGACCTAAGTTACACATACAACCATCTTGGGGAGTCTGCCAAGATTCTTCAAGAAATTGCGTCAGGAACTCACCCGTTCTCCCAG GTCCTGGCTAAAGCGAAGAATCCTGTTGTTGTGGTTGGAAGCAGTTGTCTGCAGAGAGAGGATGGGGCTGCCATAATGGCCACTGTGTCAACCATTGTTCAGAACGCTCGCGTCAGCAGTGGCGTGGAGGAAACCTGGAAGGTTCTCAATGTGCTTCACAG GGTTGCCAGTCAAGTAGCTGCACTTGATCTTGGGTACAAGCCAGGAGTGGAGGCTGTCAGAAAGAACCCACCCAAAGTTCTGTTCCTACTAGGAGCTGATGCTGGCTGTATTACTCGCCAAGACCTCCCTATGGATAGCTTCATAATTTATCAAG GTCACCATGGTGATGTCGGTGCACCAATGGCAGATATCATACTTCCTGGCGCTGCATATACTGAGAAATGTAGCACCTATGTGAACACTGAGGGCCGTGCCCAGCAGACCAAAGTGGCTGTGACTTCACCAGGCATGGCTAGGGAGGACTGGAAGATCATCAGAGCCATATCTGAG CTTGCTGGAGTGACTCTGCCATATGACACCCTTGATGAAGTGCGTGATAGACTGGCAGAGGTTTCCCCAAATCTGGTGCGATATGACCATGTTGAGGAGGCCAACTACTTTAAGCAGGCTAATGAACTTTCTAAG GCAGTGAACCAGGCTGTCCTCACTGAACCTTTAGTCCCTACACAGCTCACGGTGAAAGACTTCTATATGACAG ATCCGATCAGCAGAGCCTCCCAGACAATGGCGAAGTGTGTTAAAGCTGTCACAGAGGGAGCACAAGCTGTGGACGAGCCAGCCATATGCTAA